In Populus alba chromosome 1, ASM523922v2, whole genome shotgun sequence, a single window of DNA contains:
- the LOC118061199 gene encoding uncharacterized protein, whose protein sequence is MSVSKLTKKDCSLDVSCRFIQLPDELIVSILKKTGDPKTLVCCSAVCKHLQYLVSKVDSVSLRFSYPGTAGDYLPCWRSHHHIPQTAIPGLMKVFANMISLKIELCLCPSLVPLYSGIARTHGFKFQLKAMDMNDEMHTQMCMAFEVGLLSSDGEGMLLPEAEALDILNVKNPLMLSFFLVLLCYRPKLLRSVVILSAGLLGYGLERYIPRQKELYRSGGNVFMESGQLAKFRTLNSSERLNRSWLENPQNLICWLKKHEENKYRLGEKLWLIHKWEGERCNMKQSIVKKTDVDELLRAFDEDVDEKP, encoded by the coding sequence ATGTCGGTGTCCAAATTGACCAAGAAAGACTGTAGTTTGGATGTATCATGCAGATTCATTCAATTACCTGATGAATTGATTGTATCCATCCTGAAAAAAACAGGAGACCCTAAAACCCTTGTTTGTTGCTCGGCAGTTTGCAAGCATTTGCAATACCTTGTCTCCAAAGTTGACTCAGTCTCCCTTAGATTCTCGTATCCAGGCACTGCAGGCGATTATCTCCCATGCTGGAGATCACATCATCACATTCCACAAACAGCAATTCCTGGCCTCATGAAAGTGTTTGCTAATATGATCTCTCTCAAAATCGAGCTCTGCCTTTGCCCTTCACTAGTCCCTTTGTATTCTGGAATAGCCCGCACCCATGGCTTCAAGTTCCAGCTGAAGGCAATGGATATGAACGATGAAATGCACACTCAAATGTGCATGGCATTTGAGGTTGGGTTGTTGTCAAGTGATGGCGAGGGGATGTTATTACCTGAAGCAGAAGCATTGGATATTCTAAACGTCAAGAATCCTCTGATGTTGTCcttttttcttgtattattaTGTTATCGGCCTAAATTGCTGAGAAGTGTGGTGATTTTGAGTGCTGGGTTACTGGGTTATGGATTAGAACGGTATATACCAAGACAAAAGGAGTTGTATAGATCAGGTGGGAATGTGTTTATGGAATCTGGACAGTTGGCCAAGTTTCGTACTTTGAATTCAAGTGAGAGACTGAACAGGAGCTGGCTGGAGAATCCGCAGAATCTTATATGTTGGCTTAAGAAGCATGAGGAGAATAAGTATCGGCTTGGAGAGAAGTTGTGGCTTATTCATAAATGGGAAGGAGAGAGATGCAACATGAAGCAATCAATTGTAAAGAAGACAGATGTAGATGAGTTGCTGCGCGCTTTTGATGAGGATGTTGatgaaaaaccatga